From Methanocella paludicola SANAE, a single genomic window includes:
- a CDS encoding ABC transporter permease, whose product MKPADVIGYALSDFSNNKFKTMMSSLGIIIGVMAIVVMLTLGDGLYSGVSQQFGDLDLDQMIVMPGGGSVQSGGMGMGMGFASAQEKSPAKFTDRDVSLLMGTSGVVEVTPRVSGSGIVTYGSENRSLSIQGVRPASETRLDGQIDKGRFLSSTDTYSVVIGSKIANGTFGRLVKTGTPITITNPMDGRSHQYTVVGILQESNGSMVTGDPNSNIYMTMDGIKAVSSVDSYSMIYVRAASASEAQATADNVEESLKRLHRNEGFTVITIKSFSDAINSIFDYIKYVLGGIAGISLVVGGIGILNVMMLTVKERTKEIGLMKAVGATTMDVRMLFLAESAMLGVVSGLIGLGLAAIISYFIGNGAGMPMPITLNNVLIGLGFGFITTTIAGVYPANKAATLDPIEALRTE is encoded by the coding sequence ATGAAGCCTGCAGACGTCATCGGATACGCGCTATCCGACTTCTCCAATAACAAGTTCAAGACCATGATGTCGTCCCTGGGCATCATCATCGGCGTCATGGCCATAGTCGTAATGCTTACTCTGGGCGATGGCCTCTACTCGGGCGTCAGCCAGCAGTTCGGCGACCTCGATCTGGATCAAATGATCGTCATGCCGGGCGGCGGCAGCGTGCAGTCGGGCGGCATGGGCATGGGCATGGGCTTCGCGAGCGCCCAGGAAAAGTCCCCCGCCAAGTTCACCGACCGGGACGTGAGCCTGCTCATGGGCACCTCCGGCGTGGTCGAGGTCACCCCCCGGGTCAGCGGAAGCGGCATCGTCACGTACGGCAGCGAGAACCGCAGTCTCTCCATCCAGGGCGTCCGCCCTGCAAGCGAGACCCGGCTGGACGGCCAGATCGACAAGGGCCGGTTCCTCTCGTCCACGGACACGTACTCGGTGGTCATCGGGAGCAAGATCGCCAACGGCACCTTCGGCAGGCTCGTCAAGACGGGCACGCCCATCACCATCACCAACCCCATGGACGGCAGGTCCCACCAGTACACGGTCGTCGGCATCCTCCAGGAGAGCAACGGCTCCATGGTCACCGGGGACCCCAACTCGAACATCTACATGACCATGGACGGCATCAAGGCCGTCTCCAGCGTGGACAGCTACAGCATGATCTACGTGAGGGCCGCCTCGGCGTCCGAGGCCCAGGCGACCGCGGACAACGTGGAGGAATCCCTGAAACGCCTCCACCGGAACGAGGGCTTCACCGTGATCACCATCAAGTCCTTCTCCGACGCGATCAACTCGATCTTCGACTACATCAAGTACGTCCTGGGGGGCATCGCCGGGATCTCGCTGGTCGTCGGCGGTATCGGCATCCTGAACGTCATGATGCTCACCGTAAAAGAAAGGACGAAGGAGATCGGCCTGATGAAGGCCGTGGGCGCCACCACCATGGACGTCCGCATGCTCTTCCTGGCCGAGTCCGCCATGCTGGGCGTGGTCAGCGGCCTCATCGGCCTCGGCCTTGCGGCCATCATCTCTTACTTTATAGGCAACGGCGCCGGCATGCCCATGCCCATCACCCTCAACAACGTGCTCATCGGCCTGGGCTTCGGCTTCATCACCACCACCATCGCCGGCGTCTACCCCGCCAACAAGGCTGCGACTCTCGACCCCATCGAGGCGCTTCGCACGGAATAA